A DNA window from Babylonia areolata isolate BAREFJ2019XMU chromosome 28, ASM4173473v1, whole genome shotgun sequence contains the following coding sequences:
- the LOC143302007 gene encoding uncharacterized protein LOC143302007, protein MKYVILLALVALAASQNHRPNFDHNNPLDHLIHAEVMEILSNNPDITVDQCQTKCDALFDLDAGHDEQITDDLCRQECAHQLHARPT, encoded by the exons ATGAAATACGTCATCCTTCTTGCCCTGGTTGCCTTGGCGGCTTCCCAGAACCACCGCCCAAACTTTGACCACAACAACCCTCTGG ATCACCTGATCCATGCCGAGGTGATGGAGATCCTGTCCAACAACCCGGACATCACAGTGGACCAGTGTCAGACCAAGTGTGACGCTCTCTTTGATCTGGACGCCGGGCATGACGAGCAGATCACCGATGATCTCTGTCGTCAGGAATGCGCTCA TCAGCTTCATGCGAGACCCACGTGA